The Vibrio splendidus genome has a window encoding:
- a CDS encoding putative bifunctional diguanylate cyclase/phosphodiesterase, which translates to MTQQTYNNMIDTERIGRLLKLEGIDLLESAVLTLHQMFNTKYTTIIEKKYFPDQIVPLVIAHSDHVLHDRINPRHGQIYQQAVNQNHPDCSFAQYVVKSLPTSAFRQEITSQNSIAIPTRTRSGEVMGVLFSTFTSPLSNAQQQEAIKHHQLFSDIIIHTLREMWFNDRSEQLVNQLSYEVSHDSLTGLLNRSCLSDTLESITQQNSTPFTLAILDINSFKAINDLHGNYVGDKVLQHLAEILRRTLPENNLTFRTAGNEFAFITYYADPTAICEQIVAKVKQGYNSIDLRIDFDISIGIAGSTGDSKDVEQIIFNTSLALKECKQYSGTHIKCYDTHLRARYQRKTELITALRNELENSISLNSGMYVVAQPIVGQQDKRWKYFEVLTRWKTEKHGDISPVEFIQVAEESGLIVELGERIIELVCRAKTTLEQGLGYKVKLGINCSAHELTDSKRYISYLTRTIEQHHFKADEFVIELTETVLLSPTQDTKDALNFLREQGFTIALDDFGTGYSSLNYIHSYPIDCIKIDAIFIQNLLTNSTSESVVWLIIQLAHRLNVSLVAEGVEKREQLEKLHDMGCDKIQGYLYSPPMRPEAIVSLVTHSEALIQSP; encoded by the coding sequence ATGACTCAACAAACGTACAACAATATGATAGACACTGAGCGTATAGGGCGCTTGCTCAAGTTGGAAGGTATCGACCTTTTGGAGTCAGCAGTGCTTACCCTGCACCAAATGTTCAATACTAAGTACACCACTATCATTGAGAAAAAGTACTTTCCAGACCAAATTGTTCCTTTAGTTATTGCTCATTCTGATCACGTCTTGCATGACAGAATCAACCCTCGTCATGGGCAAATCTATCAGCAAGCCGTCAATCAAAACCACCCTGATTGCTCATTTGCTCAATACGTTGTCAAATCATTACCTACATCTGCCTTTCGGCAAGAGATTACCTCACAGAATTCCATTGCGATTCCTACACGGACTCGAAGCGGTGAAGTCATGGGGGTACTTTTTTCTACGTTTACTTCCCCACTGAGCAATGCTCAGCAACAAGAAGCGATTAAACATCATCAACTTTTTTCGGATATCATCATCCACACCCTGCGTGAGATGTGGTTCAACGATCGCTCTGAGCAACTGGTCAATCAACTCAGCTATGAAGTATCACACGATAGCTTAACAGGTCTACTTAACCGCAGTTGTTTATCTGATACGCTAGAATCAATCACTCAGCAAAACTCAACACCGTTCACGTTAGCAATACTGGACATTAATAGTTTTAAAGCGATTAACGATCTTCACGGCAACTATGTTGGAGACAAGGTACTGCAACATCTGGCTGAGATTTTGAGACGAACACTCCCAGAAAATAACCTCACCTTTAGAACGGCAGGAAATGAGTTCGCCTTCATCACCTATTACGCCGACCCAACCGCAATTTGTGAACAAATCGTCGCCAAAGTAAAACAGGGGTATAACAGTATTGATCTTAGGATCGATTTTGATATCAGCATAGGCATCGCAGGATCAACCGGAGATAGCAAAGACGTAGAGCAAATCATCTTCAACACCAGCTTGGCGTTAAAAGAATGTAAGCAATATTCGGGTACCCATATCAAGTGCTATGACACCCACTTAAGAGCTCGATATCAGAGAAAGACCGAGTTAATTACGGCCTTGAGAAATGAACTTGAAAACTCTATCTCGTTGAACAGCGGAATGTATGTTGTGGCTCAACCGATTGTTGGTCAACAAGACAAACGTTGGAAGTATTTCGAAGTACTCACTCGTTGGAAAACGGAAAAGCACGGCGACATATCCCCAGTTGAGTTTATACAAGTAGCAGAAGAATCCGGGCTAATTGTCGAGCTGGGTGAACGCATTATCGAACTGGTATGCAGAGCCAAAACGACATTAGAACAAGGCTTAGGATACAAAGTTAAGCTCGGAATAAACTGTTCAGCCCATGAGCTTACCGACTCTAAGCGTTACATTTCCTACCTCACTCGAACCATTGAACAGCATCACTTTAAGGCTGATGAGTTTGTTATTGAGCTGACCGAAACAGTATTGCTATCTCCAACTCAAGACACCAAAGACGCACTCAACTTTTTGCGAGAACAAGGCTTTACGATTGCGCTAGACGATTTCGGCACCGGTTACTCTAGCTTGAATTACATTCACAGCTATCCGATTGACTGCATTAAAATTGATGCCATTTTCATTCAAAATTTACTCACCAATTCGACATCAGAGAGCGTTGTTTGGTTGATCATCCAGCTTGCTCATCGACTCAACGTATCACTTGTCGCAGAGGGTGTGGAAAAGCGTGAACAGCTAGAGAAACTTCACGATATGGGGTGCGACAAGATCCAAGGATACCTATACTCGCCTCCTATGCGACCTGAAGCTATCGTGAGTTTAGTGACTCATTCAGAAGCACTCATTCAAAGCCCATAA